The genomic interval GGCATAGGATTCTGAGGCAGTAGATTGATTCGGAAAGGGAGGGTGATTAAATACCGCACCCGACTACCCGAACTTTCTTCTTTCATCCGCTTTAATCGGTTCACTTAAAGCGAGGGATGGTTGGCCAGGTCGATGGATTCTTTTCGGGTTTCGAGAAGGAGCTGCCAAGAAACCTCGATTCCGTTCAAGTTTTCGGCAGGGTGGTCGAAGATCAGGAAGGCGCTTTGTTGTCGATCGCCAGATGTTTTTGGTTTCGAATTCGAGGTGCGGTGAATGGTCGACTGCTTGGTTCCCTATTCATCGAGTTGTTCGGGGAATAGCGAATAGCCATCACTGAAAGGAGTAATGGAAGAATTGAACCAGTGACTGACAGGGAAGACCTCATTTCGTATATAACAAATAAATGAATCAAGAAAGTAATAGCTTTTGCCCGCATTCATTCAGTCTTAGTGGCGGTGCCCGCGCCATTTCCTATTGCTTGCTCCATTATTCCCTCACTGGCACATGCTCCGGGCTCCTGCTTTGCCTCTCACCCATCAACAAATGAATGTGTTGCGACTTACTTAATGAACGTAATGAACGAATCTTTTCGATCGAAGCAGGAGCATCTTCTATGTATGAATATGTAAACCACACCCTTGAATTAATATTCAAATCGGCTAAAAACTCTATCCCCCGGGTCCCACAAATGGGTTCCCACTTCATCGCGGCAGCTAGCAGGGCAGGCATTGCTTGGTTCCCGAATGGGTCTGCTTCCTGCGAGTGTGCCCCCCCATAAGCTATAAGGGCGAGCCTTACGTGATAGGGGCGAATTCTTGCATCGTTTCATAAAACCACTTAACAATTCAACATTTCCACCCCACTGCTAATGTGGATTAGTCTTCCGTAGGATAGGCAAGGCATCCAGGACTATTAGCTGGTTCCTCCCCCCATTCAATACTATTCGAATCTCTCCAGGTTGAGCAACTAGGTTGAACAATCAATCTTGAATCTACAGGCGCAGGAGATTCATTCGGGGTCTCAGCTAGCTGCCATGTATATCTCTTCCTGGTTAGACATCTACCCCGACTGGGAGCAGAAGGTGGTCGGAACGAGAGGGCTGATCGAAGATCAGAAGTGGGCGTAGAGAGGCTAGCGAACAAGCAAAAGGTGCTTAACGCCCTAGCGCGAAAGCCGTTGCGCTAACGCGCATCCGTTTTATTGCTTTTCTTTGTTGAACCCTCGACGGTCTACCCTCTTTATCGATATCCCAATTCTAGCGTTCGTTAGCAGAAGTAGAGATAGGGGGAGATAGGATTTTTTACAACATTTATGTGAAAATGACAGAAGCCGCTATAAAGGGAAGAAGCACATCCTGCACCTTCACCTGCGAAGCGCTACGCTCCTGCTTACGAAAGACTACTTTCCAAGCGAACTACTGAAGACAGACTACTGGGAGTGGGAATAAAGCTCCCGCCCTTTGCCCTTAACTCCTTCAATATCGCACCTACTACCAAAGACTGAACCAAAGAAGGGATGGGATAGACATAGCCATCTCTCCCTCACCCCGCAGCTCAAACTCCGCATCCTGATCCAGATCCAGCTACGGACTTACTAGAGCTACTACGCATCCTAGAATTGGGGGAAGGCGTCTAGACGCCTAAAAGAAGGCATAAATTAATGTCTGAATCTTCCTAAAGTAGCAGAAGACATGAAAATCACTAAACAGCGCTTTAAAACTATGAAATGTGGGCATAGACAGTTTTCGGGTATCACAGTGAGACAGTGATCCCTACGCCCTGAACTAACTGCCCGAGGGCCCACCTATGCTACTACCAAGCCCACTGCTGCCAAGCAAGGTATGGCAATAACAAAAACTTCGATACCTAAATGAATTCACCCAAAGACTTAAGACCGAACCAATCTCATTCTTTTTTTCATTACTGCAACGCGCCAACGGAAGCAGAAAGCGAAGCTCCTCCGTAATGCTTTATCTATGATTTACTTAAAATAAAAAAGATCTCAGTGATTTATTACATCGCTTGCTATGCGACTATAATTAGTTGATAGCGGAACTCAGCTGGGACAGCAGATATAAAAAAGAAAGAAGCGACGTACTCCTACCTAAACTTCTCTTGCTTTAGCGCGAAAGAACGGCGGATATCGCACTTTAGCTAGAACTTTCATGGCTTACCGCCCTTTCTTTAGCGCCTATGGTCTAACTAAAAGAAAAGTACTCGTCAAGGGCCCAAGCGTGAACCTTCACTTCCGCATCTAGCCAGCAAAGGCAGACGCAAGGTCTGGGCACCTTTATTTATTATAACATTATAGAAGCGGAACCTCCAAGCTCAGACATCTCGTCCTCTGAAGCTGATGAGTTTAAGTCTTCATCGGAACAGGAAGGCAACAAGTCTCTTAATGATGGGAGAGGACAATCCTCATCTGATTCTAAGACTGGTGCGGGACGATACCCTTTTAATGGTGAAGGAATCTTTGCAATGGATGTGGAGTTGGCTGAGACCTTCTCCTGTTTAGACTCCTTCGATGGCTATGGCTCGGCTACGGGGCGTATACGGATGGTCCCATTGTCGATGAGCTCTTGATCTACGACCAACCTTGAGGAATGAATAAAAACCTTGAGCGGATGATTAATCATGCGGTGGAACCTACTTTGGGATTCTCAGTCTTATCCACCTCTTCCGGCTTCTTTCTTTCTGGAAGCTGAATGAGCTTCGCGGCAAGGAGGCCGTCGAGAATGTCATCGAGCTTGTCGTCGGGAATAAAAACAAACAAACCTCTCGAGACGCTCTTTTAACGACCTCGGCCCTTAGGCTTTTCAGCCTCTTTTGGCGCCTTGCCTTTACCCATCTGGACGACCGTTGTAGCCATGGACTGCTTGGTCTTATTGTCGGATTTAGGCTCCGGCCTCTTGGGTCTATCTCTCTTCGGATTACGAGCGAGAGAATTCTATATATCTGTCGCCCGGGAGGATAAGTCCTTGAAGGTTTCGGGTTTGACACCCTGCAGAAGGAGAGTCTCGCTTCAAGTTGTTCATGCACATGCGTATAGCTTCTCGCTCGGAGATGCTTTGTGGACAGTGCAAGCTGAGGTTGCGCCATCTTGTGATGAAGTCGGCGGCTGCCTCGGAGTTCCGCTGAGTCGTTTGAGTCAACTCAGTGATGCCGACGCTCTTTTGAGTGCTGTAGAAGCGTTGAAGGAAAGCGCGCTCCATTTGATCCCAATTCTCGATTTTTCTGGGTGGGAGCTTGCTATACCAAGTGAAGGCAGCTTTTCGAAGAGTTTGGACGAACTGCCTCATCAAAAGTGGTCCACTTTGAGCAGTGTCACCACATTGAGAAAGAAAATGAGCGATGTGCTCAGTTGGAGATCCAGTTCCGTCGAAGTGCGAGAACTGGGGCTGCTGGTAGTTTGGTGGAAACGGCACAAGGTCGATGTACGCAGGATAGGCTTTCTGATACCCTGTACTTGAATTGGCCGTTGCCCCCAGCTGAAGAGCTTTGAAAGTTTCAGTAATCATCTGCTGTACAGCCTCTGGAATAAGTGTCGTTGGCTGTGTTGCAGGAGCAGTGGTGTGGACCACAGGCGGGACTTCCACTGTCGGAGGAGGATTTTGAGCGGTACGCGCTCTAAATGCAGTTATCTCCGCATCCTTCTGAGCGAGGCCGGCCTCTAACTGAGCGAGGCGTTCCTCGAGATTCGATCCTGATGTGCCCGGGGTAGCGTCAGTGGCCATTACAGCGATGGGACCACTCCCGAGCGATCGAGGTGATGATGCAAGGGAGGCTCTTGGTGACTACGTTGGTGAAGACACCGGCGAGACCCGAGTAAAGTCTTCCTCATTGAAAAGAGACTGGTCGTCTCCATAAAGAAAGAGGGTTATCCCTTGTTGTGAGCGGTTGCGCTCCTTGTCATGCTTCGAGTGCGCATGTGATGTGTATGTAGGGAAAAAACCTCTTGTCTTTAGAATAGTGCAGTCACATACCTAACATACCTAGTCGTTGGAGTTTCGCCAGCACCACCATAAGCAAAGCGCGCATCTGGAGAACTGCTACGCCACTTGTGTTTTATTGTTCCAAATAATCCCCCCCCACCCTTACCCGAATCACTCCTGCTGTTCCATCCATTTACAAATACCGTCCTGTAAATGGAGTTGCCTGCCCTGTCTGTCCTGGCTAGCGAAGTACGCTTTCCTTCCTTTAGTTCAAGAGTTCCGGAAGTTCAAACTCAACAAGAAAATGACATCCAGTGCTATGCAAACTACTTTGATTAGTAAGTCTTTGCTTCGGTGAATTGCTAAGCGTCCTTTATTTTTTTTTATTTATGGTTGAATTCTCTCTGGTGGAATTGCTGTACATGATGAAAAAAAAATTATCTTTTTTAGAATATTTTATGAAAATTTTAAAAGAAAAGAATTCGACGATAAGAGAAGAGGGGAAAGAAGAGCATAAATAAGAATGAAAATTGAAGATATATGAATAAAATAGAAGAAGATAGATATAATAAAAAGAGAAAGCAAAGTACCTATCACCCGGCCAGATAGAGAACGAGAGCTCGACCGATCAAGACTTTGGACCGGGATCGATCGTTTCGTACGGGAAGGAGATAAATAAAGAAAGAAAGTCATTCGATTCCAGATGAGCGGATGAGCCTTGACCCTTTGCCACAGAGCAAAGAACTCAATCCCGATCCAGATTCACCTCAGCGATTGACCCTTGACCGTAGATCGTTACCAACAGAGGACCGGGCAGTTAATATCGAAATTCCAGATTTGAAATTCCCGGCTTTCCTTCGCCAATCAAGCGCGGGACGTACTACTGATTGATTCCAGACCAGTTTGACCGGGGAATACATTATATATAATAGAACGGAAAGCAAGCAAAGTGAATGCCAATGATTCGAGATCTGGATAGCGCACTGAGCTAAGCAGCAGAAATTGGACCTAAAGCGACGACGCTTGTGCGCCGACTCCTCTATTTATAGATTTTGATTCTATGATGGACGAAATACAGCCTCGAGCTATAGTAGCCGAGCCCTATGAGAGCTAAGCTCCTCTTTTGGCTTAAGAAAGATGGTCATAAAAACGAGATCTTTCATCAGCCAGGCCAGATCAGACCAGGTGACATACTCCAGATGAGTGGCCGATCCCAATTGCTGCGGAAGATCCAGATTCAGATTCAGATGAAGTCGCAGGGTGGTCGTAGATCAGAGGAAAGGAAGGTAAGCCGCTTCACCTCCGTCCGCCTATCCCCTTTTTTCTTCCTTTGTTGCCGCTTCAAGACATGGGATAAATTAAAGGAATGAATGAGGTACTGCTGACCAGGTGAGAGAGATATTCCCAATTGCACCAGTAGAGCCGGAGTAAGCAGATTGGCGTTATCAGATCCAGATGAGCTCAGAGCCATAGCCTATGCGAGTCTTACCAGAGCTCTTGTACATTTTTCAGTTTACCTATGAGAGATCCGGTCTAAAAAAAAAGGCCTATTTTAGAGACTTATTCTCGGTATAATCCCCTATAAAAGAGCTTGAAGAGGCACTATAAACATGAGGAGGGCCGATACGGACAGATGTGCAAAATGTTGCGACAGCTTCAACCCTTTTGGGGACCCTTTCGAGCGATACATAATTGAGTTTCAAATTCCATATTCCCCGCAGCCGTTCACTCTTGAATTCATTCCTTCACGGAAGACTAGAATACTGAATTGCATTGAGGTAGTGATAGCGCATTGAAATTGGATACTGAGCACGGAAATTAAGGCGCCTTATCGAGAGTTCTTACTGGCGGGACCCCTATCTCCTTCTTGGACCCCCTATCTCCTCGATTGAAGAAGGGCGGATGCTTAAGGAAAGAGAGGCGTAAGGAAGCTGAATGATAGCGTGATAGAGAGAGGGAGCGCTCGTGGAGCTTGAAGAGGGGGAATTCGCGCTTCGCTTCGACCAATTAAAGCAATTAGCCACTAGACCGAAGAGGTGGCGCTTAACGACACAGAGAGACTGCGAACGCTAGGTGCTTTTAAGCCCTCTTATCAAGACTTGTAACTGGACCCTAGTACCTCTCAATGAGAGAACTGGCATATTCTTACTAACTAAACAAAGGAAGGCATAGAGACTCAGTCCCTCACTCCGGAAAGGAAGGAGAGAGCTCAGAGGGCAAAGGTTGGTCGTAGATCAAGTCAAGAAGCTCGTCGTCTTACTGATTGAGCACTTGGCGAGGCAGGAGTTGGATTGACCAAGGATGGGATTCGCGCATACCAATGAATGGAGTCGATAACTTTCGAAAATCTTGATTTTATTTGTAAACAAGTAAGCAAGAGAGGGTACTCGTGGACCGATTGAGACAGCAAAGAGAAAGAGCCTTTCCAACAAATTCGCGGACAGATGACCAAAGAAAGAAGATAGAGCCTTGCTGACAGATCTGAAGAAAGAAGAGTCTGAGACCCTTGTCCCAATTGAATTTCAAGGGATGACCTATACAGATAGATAGACGAGAATTCAAGGCTAGAGGCTACCAGTACTTTAATAACTACTTAAATTAAATAGATTACCGGAACAAAGAAGGAAGCAAGGTTGGTCTACGATCTTAAGCAGGCTGATGCTACTATGAAGGGTGGTCGTAGAGAACGGAACAAGCAACGGACTGAGCGCCTAGCGTAGCGCGAAAGCCGTTGCGCGTTAGCGCTTTAGTTTGATTGCTGGGTGTAGCGAAGAAATAGAATCGGAGTGCTATTTACATGTACATCTACATATATTTACATGTAAATATATGTAGATACAAATTATAGATGGATCTATATCAATCCCATATCTTCATACAATAGAAAGTGTGGTAGAAAGGTTCATCTAGTTCTTTCTACCATACTATATATTGTATTGGATCTATATACCGCTGATTCAATCCAGTCCACTCATTTCATTTAAGACTTGGAATTGTAATCCCTTTCATTTCTTCAATCATTGATAAGAACTAATAAATAACTCAAGTTTCATTCAAATTAATTATTTTGACTAACTGTTTTTACGTAAATGATAAATAAAAAAGCAGTAGGAACTAGAATGAACAGTGCAGTAGCAATAAATGCGAGAATATTGACTTCCATAATATCATCGTTTCATTTTTTTTTTTTTTCGCAATAACTCGGGATTGAATCCCATAGATATGAAAAATCTTTCGCCTGTAAATTCAATGGGATGAATTACATCTCGATGATATTGAATCGGATCAATATCATGAATAACAATATCTGAGCTATCAAATTGATTCATCGTCGAGAATTGAATAGTATAACATAGGAAGATCTTTTATCCATACCGACTCAAAAATTGGATTCCTGATCCACTCAAGAATTCCTTTATTTATCCACTCTTTCTTTCTAGAAATTGCCTTCCTTGTACAATTATCAGATAAAGTCTCATCTGACCGCTTTTCCACTTCCATTGATCACAAACCCAAACAAACAATAGAAGTGAAATGGAAAAAAGGAATAGGGGTCAAGTTCTAAACTCCGTTTTTTAATGATCTAATTTTATTGGAAGACAAAGAAGTGTGATAAAGATGAGTCCCGGTATAAAAGATCTAATCTTCCATAAAATGAACTATTTTAGAGTTTGGTTTTTCTTCGATGGGACCCCTAAAAAAAGATTCTTCATTACCTTGCTAAGAGTGGTGGGATCGTTGTTTGATCTTTTTTTTTTTTAATATCCTCTTTCCTTGGATTAGTACTCGGACTCATATATAAAAAGTTCAGTATGAAATTTGAATGAGATCGATTCTTTCAAATTTGAATTAGTAATTGAAGTTACACAAAATCGGAGCCAGAAAAGGAGATAGGTTTAATTTGAAAAGTCTTCTATTAGGGTAACTATGTTAAATTCATTTTGTTTTTGTATCGTACAAAAAACGAATTCCATTTGTGTATGTGCTCCCGGGAACCATATGGTACTCTATTCCATTACACGGATCAGGAGTAATCAAAAAGCCAGACCCAGCACGCTTGGATACCTGAATATAATGCTACCAATAATTGTACTAATGCACATATGTCTCTCTCCCATCAATCGGTACTAGTTGAAGTAATGGAAATTCCCATATTTGTTTGATGAGAAATTCGAAAGAAAAAAAAAAAGATATAAAATCTAAATAAGAATAAGGATCCCCCCTGGGAATGAAAATCTGCTCCTTGTCGCTCTTTTCACAGAAAATGGATAGATGAATTAATGTATTTATTGGATCCGTCGGGACTGACGGGGCTCGAACCCGCAGCTTCCGCCTTGACAGGGCGGTGCTCTGACCAATTGAACTACAATCCCAGGGAAAGAAGGTGTACATCCTACATATTCTTATGATTTAATTCAACCCATTTCTATTTAGAAGCGCCGTCTTCTATTATAAGAGAGACGCGAGTGATATATTGATTATACACACGGATATGCACTTTAGTGATTACTAGTAATCCTTTCGTTATTGACAAATCGATTGATAATCAATCTTTCAATGAAAAAAGTATTTTTTTTTTCTTGACTCTTTTCCTTTCCTTAGACTTTATACTTACAGATCAAGATATGAATCTAGATCATTAGCAAGATCAGAATTTGTAGGAACAAAACAAATAAGTAGAGCAAATAAATGGGGGTAGGTATATATCAGAAAATTTGACTTTCGTTATTCCTCTGTATCCGACATTTCTGACGAACAAATGGGTTATAGCATTTCATGTTGGATCAGCGAATTATTGGGCCGAGCTGGATTTGAACCAGCGTAGACATATTGCCAACGAATTTACAGTCCGTCCCCATTAACCGCTCGGGCATCGACCCAAGAAGAATCAATTCTAGGCTTATTGATAATCCATGATCAACTTCCTTTCTTAATACCCTACCCCCACCCAGGGGAAGTCGAATCCCCGCTGCCTCCTTGAAAGAGATCCTGAACCACTAGACGATGGGGGCATACTTCCCCGATCGCCATCATACTAGGATGATAGTATCAATAGTTTTTAAAAATTGTCAATATAATGTAATGGTATGACTAGATCCGAAGGATCTTTCCGTCTTTCATGATTCCATAGAATTTTTTGATTCGTCATTTAGATTCATGAATCAGTCATTCTAATCGACATTCTATATAGAAATCGATTATATAAATCGATATTACTTACTTTACTATAACATATTACTTACTTTACTATAACTATATTTATAAAAATAAAAAATAAATAATAAATAATGATAAAGATATAAATATATATCTAAAGAAATCAAAATTAATAATACGAAGGATAGTCTCTTTTCAGGTAGTCATTTGTCCGCCAAAAAAGGGGGGTTAAACGCCATTTCTTCCACTGTCATTCATTGATTCACTCATTGTTAAGATGAGATATGCCTATCTCTATCTCACACTAAGCCAGGAAATTTACAAACGAGAAATCGGGGAAGAGGGATCAATAAGTTATCGAAAATTCTTTTTTCTCTAAGAATTTGGTTCAGGGAGGGGACAAGTCGAATCTCTTCATCACATGATTCAATGAAATATCTTGGATCTATGTCGAATTAGTAGGTACATGTATCAATCAAGTTAATTTCGTTCTGATGGGGATCAATTCAAAAAGCAATTGGGGTTGGTCTTGAAACAATTCATTGCATTGATATTTCTCAAATCAAATATCAATAAATCATTTTACCCGATACTCGCTAGGTAAATCCAATTTATCGTTCCTGAATAAGCCACTAGCCATTATGAGTTTACTGCATGTACTTATGTATAATATATATATACACATAGATATATCTTATCTGCATAGTGACCAATTCAGGAATTGAATCAAATGGGCCCTTTTAACTCAGTGGTAGAGTAACGCCATGGTAAGGCGTAAGTCATCGGTTCAAATCCGATAAGGGGCTTTGCTTTGACTTTTTTCATAAAACTCCAGTCGTAGTATTCATATTTGAGCGGAGAATATAGATATTGTTGATATTTGTAATAAAAAAAAATAACCAACTGTATAATTATAAGAAGTTATCATTATAATGAGTTATAGTATAGTAATTATAGTTATAAAGTTGAACATTTGTTTCAAATTTATAATGAATAATGATAAGTCGTCTCTTGAATCGCCAAATATTCTTATTTTCCATTATTCCAATCAAATCCATTATAGATTAGAAATCAACAAAAGAAAAAGTCAGTGGACCTGAATTGAATCATGACTATATAAGCTATTCTGATATTAAGATTCAATATAGATGAAATCGTGGAAGCGGACCTTTTCTTTCCTTGGACCACGTAAGAATTCGTCGTCCGATTGAATCTTCTTGTTCCTGGATGCTCCATAGGAATCCATCGCTATTCCTTTCCTCTACCGAGAAAGGTTCATTCCGAGTCACAAGAGCAATCTCTCTTTTTTTTTTTTATTCATTTTTCTTTTCGTTATGGTAATGCAATGCAAGAGTCAGGTTGTTTCTGATGATGAAAAGAGCTTTTTTTTATGTTATGTGAAATTTATGAAAACCCGATATTTAAAGGTCGGTAATATTAGAAGACGACTGTCGGTATCTGATAGTCAGATACCGACTGTCGGTATATCTTTGAAAGCTCAGACGGA from Vitis vinifera mitochondrion, complete genome carries:
- the psbM gene encoding PSII M protein (chloroplast) → MEVNILAFIATALFILVPTAFLFIIYVKTVSQNN